In a genomic window of Meleagris gallopavo isolate NT-WF06-2002-E0010 breed Aviagen turkey brand Nicholas breeding stock chromosome 1, Turkey_5.1, whole genome shotgun sequence:
- the LOC104909505 gene encoding CD63 antigen-like, with amino-acid sequence MNDDGPHRQRSGTHSEAYFFQASSQSGLTQEHLSAPAVRRDIARGFREGLRQALSAYGEDEGKADALDALQHALGCCGVESYRDWLASPWALQQNASVPLSCCRARRGCPLSSTGAHGLHPEGCFGKVSAFVSSNMFCVATAALGLAVLQVVGIVLACLMAARVPARVTAPH; translated from the exons ATGAACGACGACGGACCGCATCGTCAGCGTTCGGGTACACATTCTGAGGCTTATTTCTTTCAAGCGTCCTCCCAGAGCGGGTTAACGCAGGAACACCTCAGCGCTCCAGCGGTGCGGAGGG ACATCGCGCGGGGCTTCCGGGAGGGGCTGCGCCAGGCCCTGAGCGCCTACGGCGAGGACGAGGGGAAAGCGGACGCCCTGGACGCTTTGCAGCACGCGTTGGGCTGCTGCGGTGTGGAGAGCTACCGGGACTGGCTCGCCTCGCCCTGGGCGCTCCAGCAGAACGCCTCGGTGCCGCTCAGCTGCTGCCGGGCCCGGCGGGGCTGCCCGCTCAGCTCGACCGGCGCACACGGCCTGCACCCTGAAGGCTGCTTCGGCAAGGTCTCGGCCTTTGTCAGCAGCAACATGTTCTGCGTTGCCACCGCTGCCCTGGGGCTGGCGGTGCTGCAGGTCGTCGGCATCGTGCTGGCTTGCCTGATGGCTGCCCGCGTCCCTGCTCGCGTTACCGCCCCGCACTGA